The proteins below are encoded in one region of Amycolatopsis acidiphila:
- a CDS encoding ABC transporter ATP-binding protein translates to MGTGNYDHNGRVSETDNLDDLVVRMSGVGVRRGSTELLAGLDWAVELDERWVVLGPNGAGKTTLLRLAAAELHPTTGTVDLLGERIGKVGIFELRPRIGFTSAALAGRVPGDELVRDVVVSAGYAVLGRWREEYDTLDMDRALELLGALGVTHLAERTFGTLSEGERKRVLIARALMTDPEMLLLDEPAAGLDLGGREDLVARLSALALDPDAPAMVLVTHHVEEIPPGFTHALLLRDGRAVVAGLIDDVLTAENLSKTFDQDLLLERSGDRFFARRR, encoded by the coding sequence ATGGGGACCGGCAACTATGACCACAATGGGCGCGTGAGCGAGACGGACAACCTTGACGACCTCGTGGTGCGGATGTCGGGCGTGGGGGTCCGCCGCGGCAGCACCGAACTGCTCGCGGGCCTCGACTGGGCCGTGGAACTGGACGAGCGCTGGGTGGTGCTCGGCCCCAACGGCGCGGGCAAGACCACGCTGCTGCGCCTGGCGGCCGCGGAGCTGCACCCCACCACCGGCACCGTGGACCTGCTCGGCGAGCGGATCGGCAAGGTCGGCATCTTCGAGCTGCGCCCGCGCATCGGCTTCACCTCGGCCGCGCTCGCGGGCCGCGTCCCCGGCGACGAACTGGTCCGGGACGTCGTGGTCAGCGCCGGGTACGCGGTCCTCGGCCGGTGGCGCGAGGAGTACGACACCCTCGACATGGACCGCGCGCTGGAGCTGCTCGGCGCGCTCGGTGTGACGCATCTCGCGGAGCGCACCTTCGGCACCCTGTCCGAGGGCGAGCGCAAGCGGGTCCTGATCGCGCGTGCCCTGATGACCGACCCGGAGATGCTGCTGCTGGACGAGCCGGCCGCCGGCCTGGACCTGGGCGGCCGCGAGGACCTGGTGGCGCGGCTGTCCGCGCTGGCGCTCGACCCCGACGCCCCGGCGATGGTGCTGGTGACGCACCACGTCGAGGAGATCCCGCCCGGCTTCACCCACGCGCTCCTGCTGCGCGACGGCCGTGCGGTGGTGGCCGGGCTGATCGACGATGTGCTGACGGCGGAGAACCTGTCCAAGACGTTCGACCAGGACCTGCTGCTCGAGCGCTCGGGCGACCGGTTCTTCGCGCGGCGGCGGTAG
- a CDS encoding class I SAM-dependent methyltransferase — protein sequence MAYAFSLGDVAFLRSAEGRNALAGCAELDPTRIADVEAARRIVGERAAAVLETVALRRKARAKLDADDWLFTGDALQQASASAVARHRAARLEGLDVHDVTCSIGADLAELARVARRVVGSDLDEVRLAMARHNCPGVPLVRADALRPVSRGTVVVADPARRDARGRRWRPEDFAPPLGELAEVYAGRELAVKVSPGLDRAALPWADEVELVSLDGQVREACLWTGDLATAARRATVLRSDGPQWTVTSDEPDDVGAGEPGEWIIDPDGAVVRAGLVKHYGARHGLWQLDERIAYLTGDEPPPGVRAFRIVEHGPYQEKSLRALLKRHEIGRLEILVRGLDLDPDALRKRLKLGGPREATVVLTRIGRSPVNFLCQASRIPA from the coding sequence TTGGCCTACGCGTTCTCGCTCGGCGACGTCGCGTTCCTGCGCTCGGCCGAGGGCAGGAACGCGCTCGCCGGATGCGCGGAGCTGGACCCCACGCGCATCGCCGACGTCGAGGCCGCTCGCCGGATCGTCGGCGAGCGCGCGGCCGCCGTGCTGGAAACCGTGGCACTGCGCCGGAAAGCGCGGGCGAAGCTCGACGCGGACGACTGGCTGTTCACGGGTGACGCGCTGCAGCAGGCGAGCGCGTCGGCGGTGGCGCGGCACCGCGCGGCCCGGCTCGAAGGCCTGGATGTGCACGACGTGACCTGCTCGATCGGCGCCGACCTCGCGGAGCTGGCGCGGGTCGCCCGGCGCGTGGTCGGGTCGGACCTCGACGAGGTGCGGCTGGCGATGGCCCGGCACAACTGCCCCGGCGTGCCCCTGGTGCGGGCGGACGCGCTGCGTCCGGTGAGCCGCGGCACGGTGGTCGTCGCCGACCCGGCGCGCCGCGACGCCAGGGGCCGGCGCTGGCGGCCCGAGGACTTCGCGCCACCGCTCGGCGAGCTCGCCGAGGTGTACGCGGGGCGGGAGCTGGCGGTCAAGGTGTCCCCGGGCCTGGACCGGGCCGCGTTGCCGTGGGCGGACGAGGTCGAGCTGGTGTCGCTGGACGGGCAGGTCCGCGAGGCGTGCCTGTGGACCGGCGACCTCGCCACCGCCGCGCGCCGGGCGACGGTCCTGCGCAGCGATGGTCCACAGTGGACGGTCACCAGCGACGAGCCGGACGACGTCGGCGCGGGCGAGCCGGGGGAGTGGATCATCGACCCCGACGGCGCCGTCGTCCGGGCCGGGCTGGTCAAGCACTACGGCGCGCGGCACGGCCTGTGGCAGCTCGACGAGCGGATCGCCTACCTCACCGGCGACGAGCCGCCGCCCGGGGTGCGCGCGTTCCGGATCGTCGAGCACGGGCCGTACCAGGAGAAGTCCTTGCGGGCCTTGCTGAAGCGGCACGAGATCGGCCGACTGGAGATCCTCGTGCGCGGTCTGGACCTCGACCCGGACGCCCTGCGCAAGCGGCTCAAGCTCGGCGGCCCGCGCGAGGCGACGGTCGTGCTGACCCGGATCGGCCGCTCGCCCGTGAATTTTTTGTGCCAAGCGTCCCGGATTCCTGCGTGA
- a CDS encoding enoyl-CoA hydratase/isomerase family protein — protein MGEFVRLEVDGGIGTIRLERPPVNAINNQVQAELGEAAEEATERADVRAVILYGGEKTFCGGADVKEMAARSYAEMRSFGTALQNTVAAVAAIPKPTVAAITGYALGGGLELALAADRRIAGDNVKVGQPEILLGIIPGAGGTQRLARLVGPSKAKDLVFTGRFAKAEEALSLGIVDELVAPDDVYTAAHKWAAQFANGPAVALANAKAAIDGGLDGDLASGLKLETYLFTALWATEDQTNGMQSFIENGPGKATFEGK, from the coding sequence GTGGGCGAGTTCGTACGGCTCGAGGTGGACGGCGGGATCGGCACGATCCGGCTGGAGCGCCCGCCGGTCAACGCCATCAACAACCAGGTGCAGGCCGAGCTGGGCGAGGCGGCCGAGGAGGCCACCGAGCGGGCCGACGTGCGCGCGGTGATCCTCTACGGCGGCGAGAAGACCTTCTGCGGCGGCGCCGACGTCAAGGAGATGGCCGCCCGGTCCTACGCCGAGATGCGCTCCTTCGGCACGGCTCTGCAGAACACGGTCGCCGCGGTGGCCGCGATCCCGAAGCCGACCGTCGCCGCGATCACCGGCTACGCCCTCGGCGGCGGCCTGGAGCTGGCGCTGGCCGCGGACCGGCGGATCGCCGGGGACAACGTGAAGGTGGGCCAGCCGGAGATCCTGCTCGGCATCATCCCCGGTGCCGGCGGCACGCAGCGCCTCGCGCGGCTGGTCGGCCCGAGCAAGGCGAAGGACCTGGTGTTCACCGGCCGGTTCGCCAAGGCCGAGGAGGCGCTGAGCCTGGGCATCGTGGACGAGCTGGTGGCGCCGGACGACGTCTACACCGCCGCGCATAAGTGGGCCGCGCAGTTCGCGAACGGCCCCGCGGTCGCGCTCGCCAACGCGAAGGCGGCGATCGACGGCGGTCTCGACGGCGACCTCGCGAGCGGGCTCAAGCTCGAGACGTACCTGTTCACCGCGCTCTGGGCCACCGAGGACCAGACCAACGGGATGCAGTCCTTCATCGAGAACGGCCCGGGCAAGGCCACCTTCGAAGGGAAATGA
- a CDS encoding serine/threonine-protein kinase, translated as MTGTENQAEGRLIAGRYRLERRIGGGAMGVVWLAKDELLDRTVALKHLLLTAGLSAEEAEHARKRSSREARIAARLQHRHAITVFDVADDDGMPVLVMEYLPSQSLAEVLTARGPLPPEEVARIGAHAASALAEAHAAGIVHRDVKPGNILLGEDGTAKITDFGISRATDDGTLTGSGAFAGTPAFLSPEAARGERPTAASDVFSLGATLYAIVEGRFPYGDSDNQMALLYSAAAGRVNPPQQAGPLTAVLDRMMRVDPEERPTMAEVATELEKLASPTPEERRRSRALVWAGAGAVVLVAAVVTTLLLVNNGSGGQNASPPASSAQQPAPSSQQQAPPPTTGRTTSSSSSAPPSSTSHPSTSAATTTDPVQFMRDYYAAMPGGISAGWAKLSPAMQGQVGYPYYQRYWSEMSSFQVVSGPQLVGANTVESTLDFVQRGQHFRERHRVTLIESDGRLLVNSDSSSNA; from the coding sequence GTGACCGGGACGGAAAACCAGGCCGAGGGACGTCTGATCGCCGGCCGGTACCGGCTGGAGCGCCGCATCGGCGGCGGGGCAATGGGCGTCGTGTGGCTCGCGAAGGATGAGCTGCTCGACCGGACCGTTGCGCTGAAACACCTTCTCCTGACCGCCGGACTGAGCGCCGAGGAGGCCGAACACGCGCGCAAACGCTCCTCGCGCGAGGCCCGGATCGCGGCGCGGCTGCAGCACCGGCACGCCATCACCGTCTTCGACGTCGCCGACGACGACGGCATGCCCGTGCTGGTCATGGAGTACCTGCCCTCGCAGAGCCTCGCCGAGGTGCTCACCGCGCGCGGCCCACTGCCGCCGGAGGAGGTCGCCCGCATCGGCGCGCACGCCGCGTCCGCGCTCGCCGAGGCCCACGCCGCGGGAATCGTGCACCGGGACGTGAAGCCCGGGAACATCCTGCTCGGCGAGGACGGCACCGCGAAGATCACCGACTTCGGCATCTCGCGCGCCACGGACGACGGCACCCTCACCGGCAGCGGCGCCTTCGCGGGCACGCCCGCGTTCCTCTCGCCCGAAGCCGCCCGCGGCGAGCGGCCGACCGCCGCGTCGGACGTCTTCTCCCTCGGGGCGACGCTCTACGCGATCGTCGAGGGCCGCTTCCCCTATGGCGACTCCGACAACCAGATGGCGCTGCTCTACTCTGCCGCCGCGGGCCGGGTGAACCCGCCGCAGCAGGCCGGCCCGCTGACCGCGGTGCTGGACCGGATGATGCGGGTCGACCCCGAGGAGCGGCCGACCATGGCCGAGGTCGCCACCGAGCTGGAGAAGCTGGCGAGCCCGACGCCGGAGGAGCGCCGCCGCAGCCGGGCGCTGGTCTGGGCGGGGGCCGGCGCGGTGGTGCTCGTCGCGGCCGTCGTGACCACCCTGCTGCTGGTGAACAACGGCTCCGGCGGGCAGAACGCGTCGCCGCCCGCATCGTCGGCCCAGCAGCCGGCGCCGTCCTCCCAGCAGCAGGCTCCGCCGCCGACGACCGGCCGGACGACCAGCTCGTCGTCCTCGGCTCCGCCGTCGAGCACGTCGCACCCCAGCACGAGCGCCGCGACCACCACCGATCCCGTGCAGTTCATGCGCGACTACTACGCGGCGATGCCCGGCGGGATCAGCGCCGGCTGGGCCAAGCTCAGCCCGGCGATGCAGGGGCAGGTCGGGTACCCGTACTACCAGCGGTACTGGAGTGAGATGAGCAGCTTCCAGGTCGTCAGCGGCCCCCAGCTGGTCGGCGCGAACACCGTCGAGTCCACCCTCGACTTCGTGCAGCGCGGCCAGCACTTCCGGGAGCGCCACCGGGTGACGCTGATCGAGAGCGACGGCCGCCTGCTCGTCAACAGCGACTCCTCGTCGAACGCCTAG
- a CDS encoding HAD family acid phosphatase: MSGLVKLAAAAAIGATVAGGATALATQGGGSHEPANIGQVKLDVKAYYGDTVDAAGHHHESDTSRWARDTQRQADQAQQYLARRLQQGVRNPAIVLDVDDTSEVTYGWEADNDFGFDPVKQQQAIDNGTFPAIKPTLHLANWAAQHGVKVYFLTGRSQHQGPASLKNLANEGYPAPAEAYFKPEGTAPAYLDCGLTCTTVQYKSETRAHIESTGADIVLNLGDQYSDLEGGHAEKGVKLPNPMYYLP, translated from the coding sequence ATGTCCGGTCTGGTGAAGCTCGCCGCCGCGGCCGCGATCGGGGCGACCGTCGCGGGCGGCGCCACCGCGCTCGCCACCCAGGGCGGCGGGAGCCACGAGCCGGCCAACATCGGTCAGGTCAAGCTCGACGTGAAGGCCTACTACGGCGACACCGTGGACGCGGCCGGGCACCACCACGAGTCGGACACCAGCCGCTGGGCCCGGGACACCCAGCGCCAGGCGGACCAGGCACAGCAGTACCTCGCGCGGCGGCTGCAGCAGGGGGTGCGGAACCCGGCGATCGTGCTCGACGTCGACGACACCTCCGAGGTCACCTACGGCTGGGAGGCCGACAACGACTTCGGCTTCGACCCGGTCAAGCAGCAGCAGGCGATCGACAACGGCACCTTCCCGGCGATCAAGCCGACGCTGCACCTGGCCAACTGGGCCGCGCAGCACGGCGTCAAGGTGTACTTCCTGACCGGGCGCAGCCAGCACCAGGGACCGGCCTCGCTGAAGAACCTGGCCAACGAGGGCTACCCCGCGCCGGCCGAGGCCTACTTCAAGCCCGAAGGCACCGCGCCCGCATACCTTGACTGCGGGCTGACGTGCACCACTGTGCAGTACAAGTCCGAGACCCGCGCGCACATCGAGTCGACCGGGGCCGACATCGTGCTCAACCTGGGCGACCAGTACAGCGACCTCGAGGGCGGCCACGCCGAGAAGGGCGTGAAGCTGCCGAACCCGATGTACTACCTGCCCTAG
- a CDS encoding class I SAM-dependent methyltransferase: MSDPAPNPHATAEEVQAAYADPKLANVLYHDWEAGTYDEKWSISYDERCISYATDVFNAVAGEDGQPYPTAMELGSGTGFFLLNLMQGGVIKKGSVTDLSPGMVQVALRNAEKLGLDVDGRVADAERIPYPDDSFDLVVGHAVLHHIPDVPAALREVLRVLKPGGRFVFAGEPTKVGDFYARKLGQFTWWLTTNVTKLGPLNSWRRPQEELDESSRAAALEAVVDIHTFDPSELERMSLGAGAVDVKAVTEEFAAALAGWPIRTFEAAVPQEKLTVRWRMFAYHLWLRLSALDRKLLSKVLPRELFYNVMITGRKPSAPVEL; this comes from the coding sequence GTGTCCGATCCCGCCCCGAACCCGCACGCCACCGCCGAAGAGGTCCAGGCCGCCTACGCCGATCCGAAGCTGGCCAACGTCCTCTACCACGACTGGGAGGCCGGCACCTACGACGAGAAGTGGTCGATCTCCTACGACGAGCGCTGCATCTCCTACGCCACCGACGTGTTCAACGCGGTCGCGGGCGAGGACGGCCAGCCCTATCCGACGGCGATGGAGCTGGGCAGCGGCACCGGGTTCTTCCTGCTGAACCTGATGCAGGGCGGCGTGATCAAGAAGGGCTCGGTCACCGACCTGTCGCCGGGCATGGTGCAGGTGGCGCTGCGCAACGCGGAGAAGCTGGGCCTCGACGTCGACGGCCGGGTCGCGGACGCGGAGCGGATCCCGTACCCGGACGACAGCTTCGACCTCGTCGTGGGGCACGCGGTGCTGCACCACATCCCGGACGTGCCCGCCGCGCTGCGCGAGGTGCTGCGGGTGCTCAAGCCGGGCGGGCGGTTCGTGTTCGCGGGCGAGCCGACGAAGGTCGGCGACTTCTACGCCCGCAAGCTGGGCCAGTTCACCTGGTGGCTGACCACGAACGTGACGAAGCTCGGCCCGCTGAACTCGTGGCGCCGTCCGCAGGAGGAGCTCGACGAGTCCTCGCGGGCCGCCGCGCTGGAGGCCGTGGTCGACATCCACACCTTCGACCCGAGCGAGCTGGAGCGGATGTCGCTCGGCGCCGGCGCGGTGGACGTCAAGGCGGTCACCGAGGAGTTCGCGGCGGCGCTGGCGGGCTGGCCGATCCGCACCTTCGAAGCCGCGGTGCCGCAGGAGAAGCTGACCGTGCGGTGGCGGATGTTCGCCTACCACCTGTGGCTGCGGCTGTCGGCGCTGGACCGCAAGCTGCTGTCGAAGGTGCTGCCGCGGGAGCTGTTCTACAACGTGATGATCACCGGCCGCAAGCCGTCCGCGCCGGTCGAGCTGTAG
- a CDS encoding TetR/AcrR family transcriptional regulator C-terminal domain-containing protein — MPHPYARIVAELQRRIATGELRPGDRVPSTRQLTQEWGVAMATATKALSTLRQQGLVRAVQGVGTVVADGRRAPRAEPEQELTRERVVAAAIQVADAEGMANVSMRRIATELGVATMSLYRHVPGKEELVVLMVDTAIAEESLPETPPDGWRARLELSSRLQWRLYRKHRWLAPAISMTRPQALPNALNHTEWSLRALAGVEPKARLYAYLTVFGYVRGVAMNLEAEAQAEQDTRLTPDEWMDTQEDFLKPLVDSGRLPAFAELVTHDIDFELEDLFEFGLARVLDGLEKLVVPPMR; from the coding sequence ATGCCGCACCCGTACGCCAGGATCGTCGCCGAGCTGCAGCGCCGAATCGCCACCGGCGAGCTGCGCCCGGGTGACCGGGTCCCCTCGACGCGCCAGCTGACCCAGGAATGGGGCGTCGCGATGGCCACCGCGACCAAGGCGTTGTCGACCCTGCGGCAGCAGGGGCTGGTGCGGGCGGTGCAGGGCGTCGGCACGGTCGTCGCGGACGGGCGGCGGGCTCCGCGCGCCGAGCCCGAGCAGGAGCTGACCCGAGAGCGCGTGGTGGCCGCGGCCATCCAGGTCGCCGACGCCGAGGGCATGGCGAACGTGTCGATGCGCCGGATCGCGACCGAGCTGGGCGTCGCGACGATGTCGCTGTACCGGCACGTGCCCGGCAAGGAGGAGCTGGTCGTGCTGATGGTCGACACCGCGATCGCGGAGGAGAGCCTGCCGGAGACGCCGCCGGACGGCTGGCGCGCGCGGCTCGAGCTGTCGTCGCGGCTGCAATGGCGCCTCTACCGCAAGCACCGCTGGCTGGCTCCGGCGATCTCGATGACCAGGCCGCAGGCCCTGCCGAACGCGCTCAACCACACGGAATGGTCCCTGCGGGCGCTGGCGGGCGTGGAGCCGAAGGCCAGGCTCTACGCCTACCTGACCGTCTTCGGCTACGTCCGCGGGGTGGCGATGAACCTGGAGGCCGAGGCCCAGGCGGAGCAGGACACCAGGCTGACGCCGGACGAGTGGATGGACACCCAGGAGGACTTCCTGAAGCCGCTCGTCGACAGCGGGCGGCTGCCCGCGTTCGCCGAGCTCGTCACGCACGACATAGATTTCGAGCTGGAGGACCTCTTCGAGTTCGGCCTGGCGCGGGTACTCGATGGGCTGGAGAAATTGGTCGTACCGCCGATGCGGTGA